One genomic segment of Acidobacteriota bacterium includes these proteins:
- a CDS encoding efflux RND transporter periplasmic adaptor subunit, whose protein sequence is MDKSGRVKRGSCRGLADRRSPVAVFAAALLVQACAEPPPPAEPVVRPVRYVTAQATGGQRTRTFSGVARAGFESSLSFRVAGTIARLDVEVGDRIRAGAPIAEIDPVDYELQVREAEASLRQAEARAGNAEADLRRVRSLYENDNAARTDLDAATAAADSAAAQVESVAQRLDLARRQVDYTHLTAPAAGAIADVLAEVNENVSPGQPVVVLASGSAPEVGFAVPEALIREVREGMPVSVGFDAIPGARFDGLVTEVGVTTTATGTTFPVTVRLGAGASDIRSGMAAVVDMILGDADAPDRFILPGHAVGEDRGGRFVFVAEPTADGLAVVRRRPVMVGAFAVGGLEVLDGLAEGERVVVAGVNRLQDGDEVRLDAAGAP, encoded by the coding sequence ATGGACAAGTCAGGTCGAGTGAAGCGGGGATCCTGTCGCGGCCTCGCAGACCGCCGGTCGCCGGTCGCCGTGTTCGCGGCCGCGCTGTTGGTTCAGGCCTGTGCCGAGCCGCCGCCCCCGGCCGAGCCGGTCGTTCGCCCGGTGCGGTACGTCACCGCCCAGGCCACCGGCGGGCAGCGGACGCGCACCTTCTCGGGCGTGGCGCGTGCCGGCTTCGAGTCCTCCCTCAGCTTCCGTGTCGCCGGCACGATTGCCCGGCTCGACGTCGAGGTGGGCGACCGGATCCGGGCCGGCGCGCCCATCGCGGAGATTGACCCGGTCGACTACGAGCTGCAGGTGCGGGAGGCGGAGGCGTCGCTGCGGCAGGCCGAGGCGCGCGCGGGCAACGCCGAAGCCGATCTGCGCCGGGTGCGCAGCCTCTACGAGAACGACAACGCGGCGCGCACCGATCTCGACGCGGCGACCGCCGCCGCCGATTCGGCGGCGGCGCAGGTCGAATCCGTGGCGCAGCGGCTGGACCTGGCCCGCCGGCAGGTCGACTACACGCACCTGACCGCACCGGCCGCGGGCGCCATCGCGGACGTGCTCGCGGAGGTGAACGAGAACGTGTCGCCGGGACAGCCGGTGGTGGTGCTGGCCTCCGGCTCGGCGCCGGAAGTCGGCTTCGCGGTGCCGGAGGCGCTGATCCGCGAGGTCCGCGAGGGCATGCCGGTAAGTGTCGGCTTCGACGCGATTCCGGGCGCGCGGTTCGACGGCCTGGTGACCGAGGTGGGCGTCACCACCACCGCCACCGGAACGACGTTCCCGGTGACGGTCCGCCTGGGCGCCGGCGCTTCCGACATCCGCTCGGGAATGGCGGCGGTGGTGGACATGATCCTGGGGGACGCGGACGCGCCGGATCGGTTCATCCTGCCCGGGCACGCGGTCGGGGAGGATCGCGGCGGCCGGTTCGTCTTCGTGGCCGAGCCGACCGCGGACGGCCTCGCGGTGGTGCGCCGGCGGCCGGTCATGGTCGGCGCCTTCGCCGTCGGCGGTCTCGAGGTGCTCGACGGTCTGGCCGAGGGGGAGCGGGTCGTCGTCGCGGGCGTCAACCGCCTGCAGGACGGTGACGAGGTGCGGCTCGACGCCGCCGGTGCGCCCTGA